A part of Astatotilapia calliptera chromosome 15, fAstCal1.2, whole genome shotgun sequence genomic DNA contains:
- the vps18 gene encoding vacuolar protein sorting-associated protein 18 homolog gives MASILDEYEDSQNIRQSAQQHSRLSSTNIGITHSGFVNARLEEEKPIFNKQRIDFTPPEKINHLAVCNNQLCMSLGKDTLLRIDLAKPDQPNQTELGRKDDSKVHRLFLDPTGSHLLISLNTSECLYLNRNTQKVRSLSRWRGHLIESVGWNKLLGNETSTGPILVGTSQGIIFEAEISANEGSLFNTNPDQYFRQVHSVEEDGKPAPVCCLEVERGLENKYFIIATTRKRLFQFVGKVAEGSEQQGFSSIFNQNQDLLPSFQEFPVNMGHSEITFYTPKLRTSPKAFAWMMGNGVLYGQLDYVRPDSLLSDVQVWEYTPDIDLNQNKPISIVLTQFHFLLLLHDRVKAICTLNGQVVYEDLFPDKFGSLKKMIKDPVGGLVWIYTERAVFRYHIQRESRDVWQMYMSMNKFDLAKEYCRDRPECMDMVLAKEAEHCFQNKRYLESAMCYAQTQNYFEEIALKFIEAKQEEALKEFLLKKLNNLKPSERTQITLLVTWLAELYLNRLGQLESDGNSVIFKETRDEFRQFLGSSKHRDCLYNNRSTIYDLLASHGNVDDMVYFSVVMQDYERVISHYCQHDEYSAALDVLSKHCDEKLFYKFSPVLMQHIPKNVVDAWIQMGKRLDPKKLIPALMNYSQMGSTQQINETIRYMEFCVYELMVTEEAIHNYLLSLYAKYKPDSLLWYLEQAGTHASEIHYDLKYALRLCAEHGYRQACVLVYRIMELYEEAVDLALEVDVDLAKSCADLPEDDEELRKKLWLKIAKHVVQKEEDVKKAMNCLSSCNLLKIEDILPFFPDFVTIDHFKEAICLSLEEYNQHIEELKQEMEEATESAKRIREDIQEMRNKYGVVDSQEKCAACDFPLLNRPFYLFLCGHMFHNDCLLQEVTPHLSAFKQNRLEDLHKKLAATTQSSKSRHRPAPKDEGDTSSLGKATAGTSREQIKSDIDDIVASECVYCGELMIKSIDKPFIDPQKFEEEKSSWL, from the exons ATGGCTTCAATTCTCGATGAGTACGAGGATTCTCAAAACATCCGGCAAAGTGCGCAGCAGCACAGCCGCCTGTCAAGCACCAACATCGGGATAACCCATTCTG GCTTTGTCAACGCGAGGCTTGAAGAAGAGAAGCCGATATTCAACAAGCAGAGGATTGATTTCACCCCACCTGAGAAGATAAATCATCTGGCTGTCTGCAACAATCAGCTGTGCATGAGTCTGGGAAAGGACACCCTGCTAAG GATTGACTTAGCAAAACCAGATCAACCAAACCAGACTGAATTAGGAAGGAAAGATGACAGTAAAGTGCACAGACTGTTCTTGGACCCAACAG GCTCCCATCTGCTGATCAGCTTGAACACCAGTGAGTGTCTGTACCTCAACAGGAACACCCAGAAGGTGCGCAGTTTGTCCCGCTGGAGAGGCCACCTCATCGAGAGTGTGGGCTGGAACAAGCTGCTGGGCAACGAGACCAGCACAGGACCTATCCTGGTTGGCACAAGTCAAGGCATCATTTTTGAGGCAGAGATCTCTGCGAATGAGGGCAGCTTGTTTAACACCAATCCAGATCAATACTTTAGACAG gtccactctgtggaggaggATGGCAAACCTGCTCCAGTCTGCTGTTTGGAGGTCGAGCGGGGCCTAGAGAACAAGTACTTTATCATAGCTACCACACGCAAACGCCTGTTCCAGTTTGTGGGTAAGGTAGCCGAGGGGTCGGAGCAGCAAGGCTTCAGTTCCATCTTCAATCAAAATCAGGACTTGCTGCCCAGTTTCCAGGAGTTCCCAGTCAATATGGGACACAGCGAGATCACCTTCTACACCCCTAAGCTGCGAACGTCCCCCAAGGCGTTCGCCTGGATGATGGGTAATGGAGTTCTTTATGGTCAGCTTGACTACGTCAGGCCTGATTCCCTGCTGAGTGATGTGCAG GTGTGGGAATACACTCCAGACATTGACCTTAATCAAAACAAGCCTATCTCCATTGTGCTGACACAGTTCCACTTCCTGCTCTTGCTTCATGACCGAGTTAAGGCCATCTGCACTCTGAACGGGCAAGTGGTTTACGAGGACTTGTTCCCAGATAAATTTGGCAGCCTCAAGAAAATGATCAAAGACCCAGTTGGCGGGTTGGTGTGGATCTACACTGAGCGGGCAGTTTTTCGATATCACATCCAGCGGGAGTCCAGGGATGTCTGGCAGATGTACATGAGCATGAATAAATTTGATCTGGCCAAGGAGTACTGTCGCGATCGGCCTGAGTGTATGGACATGGTGCTGGCAAAGGAGGCTGAGCACTGTTTCCAGAATAAACGCTATCTGGAGAGTGCCATGTGctatgcacaaacacagaactATTTTGAAGAGATTGCTCTCAAGTTCATAGAAGCCAAACAAGAGGAGGCCTTAAAGGAGTTCTTACTGAAGAAGTTAAACAATCTCAAACCCAGTGAGAGAACTCAGATCACCTTGTTGGTCACCTGGTTAGCTGAGCTCTACTTGAATCGCCTCGGCCAGCTGGAGAGTGATGGCAACAGCGTCATTTTCAAAGAAACCCGTGACGAGTTTCGTCAGTTCCTTGGCAGCTCCAAGCACAGAGACTGCCTGTACAACAACCGCTCCACCATCTACGATCTGCTGGCCAGCCACGGCAACGTGGACGACATGGTTTACTTCTCAGTCGTCATGCAGGACTACGAGAGAGTGATATCCCACTACTGCCAGCACGACGAGTACAGTGCTGCTCTGGATGTGCTCTCTAAGCACTGTGACGAAAAGCTTTTTTACAAGTTCTCCCCGGTGCTCATGCAGCACATTCCCAAAAACGTGGTGGACGCGTGGATTCAGATGGGCAAGAGGCTGGACCCAAAGAAGCTCATCCCAGCTCTGATGAACTACAGCCAGATGGGCAGCACGCAGCAGATCAATGAGACCATCCGCTACATGGAGTTCTGCGTTTATGAGCTGATGGTAACAGAGGAGGCCATCCATAACTACTTGCTGTCGCTTTATGCAAAGTACAAACCAGACTCTCTGCTGTGGTATCTAGAGCAGGCAGGCACACACGCCTCAGAGATCCACTACGACCTCAAGTATGCTCTCAGGCTGTGTGCGGAGCATGGCTACAGGCAGGCCTGTGTGCTGGTTTATAGGATTATGGAACTGTATGAGGAGGCAGTGGATCTTGCTTTAGAA GTAGACGTGGACTTGGCCAAGTCCTGCGCTGACCTCCCAGAGGATGATGAGGAGTTGAGGAAAAAGCTTTGGCTGAAAATCGCCAAGCATGTGGTGCAGAAGGAAGAAGATGTTAAGAAAGCCATGAACTGTCTGTCCAGCTGCAACCTGCTCAAAATTGAAGACATCCTTCCTTTCTTTCCAGACTTTGTCACCATCGACCACTTTAAG GAGGCCATCTGCCTTTCGCTGGAGGAGTACAACCAGCACATTGAAGAGCTGAAGCAGGAAATGGAAGAGGCCACAGAGAGCGCAAAACGTATTAGGGAAGACATACAGGAAATGAGGAACAAGTATGGTGTAGTGGATTCCCAAGAAAAGTGTGCTGCTTGTGACTTCCCATTGCTCAACAGGCCCTTCTATCTGTTCCTCTGTGGGCACATGTTCCACAATGACTGCCTGTTGCAG gaagtgACTCCTCATTTGTCGGCCTTCAAGCAGAATCGCCTGGAGGATCTTCATAAAAAGCTGGCAGCAACCACGCAATCATCCAAATCGCGCCACCGTCCAGCACCAAAGGATGAGGGTGACACATCAAGCTTGGGCAAGGCCACTGCGGGCACAAGCCGTGAGCAGATAAAATCAGACATTGATGACATCGTCGCATCCGAGTGCGTATACTGCGGCGAACTGATGATCAAATCTATCGACAAGCCTTTCATCGATCCGCAGAAATTTGAGGAGGAGAAATCCAgctggctgtga
- the rhov gene encoding rho-related GTP-binding protein RhoV produces the protein MLLLSRTSTVSLVVCVRERGNLRYLVSLRPGRRRVCIQRFNVRLDMPPHMDYFYHESRVPSACGLTREDELDPAVISCMLVGDGAVGKTSMIISYTSNGYPTEYKQTGFDVFSGQVQIDGSPVKVQLVDTAGQEEFDEFRAMSYAHTDVFLLCFSMVNPTSFHNITKKWVPEIRSNNPTAPIILIGTQSDLLLDVNVLINLDRSNVKPVLSSRARSMAEKIRATEYIECSSLTQKNLKEAFDSAIFAAIKNKTRKTKKRRFSDRRTKAFSRCSWKKFFCFI, from the exons ATGTTGCTCCTCAGTCGTACTTCTACAGTCAGTCTGGTGGTATGTGTCAGAGAGAGAGGCAACCTACGGTATCTAGTGTCGCTGCGACCGGGACGGAGAAGAGTTTGCATTCAGAGGTTTAATGTTCGGCTCGACATGCCACCTCACATGGATTACTTTTACCACGAGTCCCGAGTCCCATCTGCGTGCGGGCTGACCCGGGAGGATGAGCTCGATCCCGCTGTCATCAGCTGTATGCTGGTCGGAGACGGAGCCGTCGGGAAGACCAGCATGATCATCAGCTACACCTCCAACGGATATCCGACAGAGTACAAGCAGACGGGCTTTGATGTCTTCTCCG GTCAGGTCCAAATTGACGGATCTCCTGTCAAAGTTCAGCTTGTGGACACTGCTGGCCAG GAGGAGTTTGACGAATTCCGTGCTATGTCCTACGCCCACACGGATGTCTTCCTCCTGTGCTTCAGCATGGTCAACCCCACCTCGTTTCACAACATCACCAAGAAGTGGGTACCAGAGATCCGTTCTAACAACCCGACTGCTCCCATCATTCTCATAGGGACTCAGTCTGACCTGCTGCTGGACGTAAACGTCCTCATCAACCTGGACCGATCCAACGTCAAGCCGGTTCTGAGCTCCCGGGCCCGGAGCATGGCGGAGAAGATCAGAGCCACGGAGTACATAGAGTGCTCGTCGCTCACGCAGAAGAACTTAAAGGAGGCCTTTGACTCCGCCATCTTCGCTGCCATAAAGAACAAAACGCGTAAAACCAAGAAGAGGAGGTTTTCTGACAGGCGAACCAAAGCGTTCTCCAGGTGTAGCTGGAAGAAGTTCTTCTGCTTCATCTGA